One window from the genome of Streptomyces sp. NBC_00287 encodes:
- a CDS encoding DMT family transporter: protein MAWVLLAVAGLLEVGWSIGMKYTDGFTRLVPSLFTGAGIVASMLLLSYAARSLPIGTAYGVWVGIGAAGAAVVGMVALGEPATAARIFFVCLLLVAVVGLKATSGH, encoded by the coding sequence ATGGCCTGGGTTCTGCTCGCCGTCGCCGGTCTGCTCGAAGTCGGCTGGTCGATCGGGATGAAGTACACCGACGGTTTCACCCGTCTCGTGCCCAGCCTGTTCACCGGCGCCGGAATCGTCGCCAGCATGCTGCTGCTGTCCTACGCCGCCCGTTCCCTGCCCATCGGTACCGCCTATGGCGTGTGGGTCGGTATCGGGGCGGCCGGTGCGGCGGTGGTCGGCATGGTCGCCCTGGGTGAGCCGGCGACCGCCGCCCGGATCTTCTTCGTCTGTCTGCTGCTGGTCGCCGTGGTGGGGCTCAAGGCGACCAGCGGGCACTGA
- a CDS encoding ABC transporter ATP-binding protein: MFIEVDRVEKVFDVRRRTGFLKRERRQVRAVDSISFTVARGEMVGYIGPNGAGKSTTIKMLTGILTPSGGRLRVAGIDPSRERRRLAHRIGVVFGQRTTLWWDLPLIDSYRLMHRMYRIPDDRYRENLDRCVELLELERLLEVPVRQLSLGQRMRGDIAAALLHDPEVLYLDEPTIGLDVISKSKVRGFLRELNTDRGTTVLLTTHDLQDIEQLCSRVMVIDHGRMVYDGALAGLHEAGGSERVLVVDLERELPPIEVGPMARVVKVEGPRQWLAFPAGESAAGLVSRVAAEYPLVDLSVREPDIEAVIAQMYAEQATA, encoded by the coding sequence GTGTTCATCGAAGTGGACCGGGTCGAGAAGGTCTTCGACGTCCGCCGTAGGACGGGCTTCCTCAAGCGGGAACGGCGGCAGGTGCGGGCGGTCGACTCGATCTCCTTCACGGTCGCGCGGGGCGAGATGGTCGGGTACATCGGGCCGAACGGCGCGGGCAAGTCGACGACGATCAAGATGCTCACGGGAATCCTGACGCCGAGCGGCGGGCGGCTGCGGGTCGCGGGCATCGACCCGTCACGCGAGCGCAGACGCCTGGCGCACCGCATCGGCGTGGTCTTCGGCCAGCGCACCACCCTGTGGTGGGACCTGCCGCTGATCGACTCCTACCGGCTGATGCACCGCATGTACCGGATCCCGGACGACCGTTACCGCGAGAACCTCGACCGGTGTGTGGAACTGCTGGAGCTGGAGCGCCTGTTGGAGGTCCCGGTACGCCAACTGTCGCTCGGCCAGCGGATGCGCGGGGACATCGCGGCGGCGCTGCTGCACGACCCCGAGGTGCTGTACCTGGACGAGCCGACGATCGGCCTGGATGTGATCTCGAAGTCCAAGGTCCGTGGATTCCTGCGGGAGTTGAACACCGATCGCGGCACCACGGTCCTGCTGACCACCCACGACCTCCAGGACATCGAGCAGCTCTGCTCGCGCGTGATGGTCATCGACCACGGGCGCATGGTCTACGACGGTGCCCTCGCCGGTCTGCACGAGGCGGGCGGAAGTGAACGCGTCCTGGTGGTGGACCTGGAGCGCGAGCTGCCGCCGATCGAGGTGGGTCCCATGGCACGGGTGGTGAAGGTGGAGGGGCCGCGGCAGTGGCTGGCGTTCCCGGCGGGGGAGTCGGCGGCGGGGTTGGTGTCGAGGGTCGCGGCGGAGTATCCGCTGGTGGACCTCTCGGTCCGGGAGCCCGACATCGAGGCAGTGATCGCGCAGATGTACGCAGAGCAGGCCACCGCATAG
- a CDS encoding ABC transporter permease: MGSGRLYVAVAAGGFRRYATYRAATAAGVFTNTVFGIILVYTYLALWDERPHLGGYDQTQAVTYAWLGQALYSTLAIQGGGAEKDLMARIRTGEIAVDLYRPADLQLWWLASDLGRSIFQLLGRGVIPFTFGALFFSMALPQSVTTWVAFLVAVALAMIVSFGIRYLAALMMFWLMDDRGIAQTLMIAGIFCSGMTLPLNAFPDPFGDIVRTLPWAAQLQMPADVLMGEVSPWHAYAFQAAWALVLLALGRLLQSAATRRVVVQGG; this comes from the coding sequence GTGGGTTCCGGACGGTTGTACGTGGCCGTCGCGGCGGGGGGATTCAGGCGGTACGCGACCTATCGGGCGGCCACCGCCGCCGGGGTGTTCACCAACACGGTCTTCGGGATCATCCTGGTGTACACGTACCTGGCGCTGTGGGACGAGAGACCACACCTGGGAGGGTACGACCAGACACAGGCCGTCACCTATGCGTGGCTGGGCCAGGCCCTGTACTCGACGCTGGCGATCCAGGGCGGCGGCGCGGAGAAGGACCTGATGGCCCGGATCCGCACCGGGGAGATCGCCGTCGATCTGTACCGCCCCGCCGACCTCCAACTGTGGTGGCTGGCCAGTGACTTGGGCCGCTCGATCTTCCAGCTGCTGGGGCGCGGGGTGATCCCGTTCACCTTCGGCGCGCTGTTCTTCTCGATGGCGCTGCCCCAGTCCGTCACCACCTGGGTGGCCTTCCTGGTCGCGGTGGCACTGGCGATGATCGTCAGTTTCGGGATCCGCTATCTCGCCGCGCTGATGATGTTCTGGCTCATGGACGACCGGGGCATCGCGCAGACCCTGATGATCGCTGGGATCTTCTGCTCCGGCATGACCCTCCCGCTGAACGCCTTCCCGGACCCGTTCGGGGACATCGTGCGGACGCTGCCCTGGGCGGCGCAGCTCCAGATGCCGGCGGATGTGCTGATGGGGGAGGTCTCGCCCTGGCACGCGTACGCCTTCCAGGCCGCCTGGGCTCTCGTCCTGCTGGCGTTGGGGCGGCTGTTGCAGTCGGCGGCGACGCGGCGGGTGGTGGTGCAGGGTGGCTGA
- a CDS encoding GroES family chaperonin, whose protein sequence is MLHDRVLVRQDTSEGERRSGGGILIPATAAVGRRLAWAEVVAVGQNVRTVEVGDRVLYDPEDRAEVEVRGIAYVLMRERDLHAVAADRFEGSEDSTGLYL, encoded by the coding sequence ATGCTGCACGACCGTGTCCTCGTACGGCAGGACACCAGCGAGGGCGAGCGGCGTTCCGGTGGCGGGATCCTGATTCCGGCCACCGCGGCGGTCGGCCGTCGGCTGGCCTGGGCCGAGGTCGTCGCGGTGGGGCAGAACGTACGGACCGTCGAGGTCGGCGACCGGGTTCTGTACGACCCGGAGGACCGGGCCGAGGTGGAGGTGCGGGGCATCGCCTATGTGCTGATGCGCGAGCGCGATCTGCACGCCGTGGCCGCCGACCGGTTCGAGGGGTCCGAGGATTCGACCGGGCTGTACCTGTAA
- a CDS encoding SGNH/GDSL hydrolase family protein, translating into MTRRHGYALLSAIVALIVGLSAAIYVGVAADDGSGRENTLASGNPPRNNAAPVSTGTWVGAWSAAPAAAEPGTETDGMAGRSVRNVVHAGIGGTSARITLSNLYGGSPLTITHASLAVAAGSDTAAAVTHTMRRLTFGGNTTVVIPPGGQVMSDAVRVSVPANTNVLVTTYSPTRSGPVTYHPHARQVSYVAQGDRTEDVTGTAYAEEVGFWRYLTALDVLSNDADGTVVVLGDSLTDGITSTSGANRRWTDVLAQRLRTAVAAGQDLPRYSVVNQGISGNRILTGGLGRPADNPSGLDRFTRDVLDRTNVKVVVIALGVNDILRNPQLADPQHILEGLRVMVRQAHARGLKVMGATLMPFGGHRGYTAEREGVRQEINAEIRAGRVFDAVADFDEALRDPYNPRKLKGDYDSGDHLHPSDRGYERMADAVELKDLKGSAPAEL; encoded by the coding sequence ATGACCAGGCGTCACGGTTATGCCCTGCTTTCCGCCATCGTCGCCCTGATCGTGGGACTGTCCGCGGCGATCTACGTCGGAGTCGCAGCCGATGACGGCAGCGGCCGCGAGAACACCCTGGCCAGCGGGAACCCCCCGCGCAACAACGCCGCCCCGGTCTCCACCGGCACCTGGGTCGGCGCGTGGTCGGCCGCACCGGCCGCCGCCGAGCCGGGCACCGAGACGGACGGCATGGCGGGCCGCTCGGTCCGCAACGTCGTCCACGCGGGCATCGGCGGTACGAGTGCCCGCATCACGCTGTCCAATCTCTACGGCGGATCCCCGCTGACGATCACGCACGCCTCGCTCGCCGTCGCCGCGGGGTCCGACACGGCCGCCGCGGTCACCCACACCATGCGGCGGCTCACCTTCGGCGGCAACACCACCGTCGTCATCCCGCCGGGCGGGCAGGTGATGAGCGACGCCGTGCGCGTGAGCGTCCCGGCGAACACGAACGTCCTGGTCACGACGTACTCCCCGACCCGCTCAGGCCCGGTCACCTACCACCCGCACGCCCGCCAGGTCTCCTACGTCGCCCAGGGCGACCGCACCGAGGACGTGACCGGGACCGCGTACGCGGAAGAGGTGGGGTTCTGGCGCTACCTCACCGCGCTGGACGTGCTGAGCAATGACGCCGACGGCACGGTGGTGGTGCTCGGTGACTCCCTCACGGACGGGATCACCTCCACCTCCGGGGCCAACCGGCGCTGGACGGACGTCCTCGCGCAGCGGCTGCGCACGGCGGTCGCGGCCGGGCAGGACCTGCCCCGCTACAGCGTCGTCAACCAGGGGATCAGCGGCAACCGGATCCTGACCGGGGGGCTCGGCCGCCCCGCGGACAACCCCAGCGGGCTCGACCGCTTCACCCGCGATGTGCTCGACCGCACCAACGTCAAGGTCGTCGTCATCGCCCTCGGCGTGAACGACATCCTCCGCAACCCGCAGCTGGCTGATCCGCAGCACATCCTGGAGGGCCTGCGCGTCATGGTCCGCCAGGCGCACGCGCGGGGGCTGAAGGTGATGGGCGCGACGCTGATGCCGTTCGGGGGGCATCGGGGCTATACGGCGGAGCGGGAGGGCGTCCGCCAGGAGATCAACGCGGAGATCCGGGCCGGCCGGGTCTTCGACGCGGTGGCCGACTTCGACGAGGCCCTGCGGGACCCGTACAACCCGCGCAAGCTCAAGGGCGACTACGACTCGGGCGACCACCTCCACCCGAGCGACCGGGGCTACGAGCGGATGGCGGACGCCGTCGAGCTGAAGGACCTGAAGGGCTCGGCCCCGGCGGAGCTGTGA
- a CDS encoding DUF1707 SHOCT-like domain-containing protein translates to MTDELPELRASDADRERVAEILQDALAEGRLDMEEFEERLDATYKARTYGELTPITRDLPVSPSVNLVKGPEQDGSWAARITGGEGSSTWGVAIMSGFERKGRWTVPRRFNSFAFWGGGEIDLREANFADGEVVINCVAIMGGLNVIVPPGVEVQVRGIGIMGGFDQREEGVPGDPGAPRVIVTGFAFWGGVGVERKVTRAERQRLREERRQAKLDKKASRRELHESFQEDIQDAHRRLMDGHRDLMRDRRDRRED, encoded by the coding sequence ATGACCGACGAACTCCCCGAGCTCCGGGCCTCCGACGCCGATCGTGAGCGAGTCGCCGAGATCCTGCAGGACGCCCTCGCGGAGGGGCGGCTCGACATGGAGGAGTTCGAGGAGCGGCTGGACGCCACGTACAAGGCGCGGACGTACGGGGAGCTGACGCCGATCACCCGGGACCTGCCGGTGTCGCCCTCCGTGAACCTGGTGAAAGGCCCTGAGCAGGACGGCAGTTGGGCCGCGCGCATCACCGGCGGCGAGGGGTCGTCGACCTGGGGTGTGGCGATCATGTCCGGTTTCGAGCGCAAGGGCCGCTGGACCGTGCCGCGCCGCTTCAACTCCTTCGCCTTCTGGGGCGGTGGGGAGATCGACCTGCGGGAGGCGAACTTCGCGGACGGCGAGGTCGTGATCAACTGCGTGGCGATCATGGGCGGGTTGAATGTGATCGTCCCGCCCGGGGTCGAGGTCCAGGTGCGCGGGATCGGCATCATGGGCGGCTTCGACCAGCGCGAGGAGGGCGTGCCGGGGGATCCCGGGGCGCCTCGGGTGATCGTGACCGGCTTCGCCTTCTGGGGCGGGGTCGGGGTCGAACGGAAGGTCACGAGGGCGGAACGGCAACGACTCCGCGAGGAGCGACGCCAGGCGAAGCTGGACAAGAAGGCGTCGCGGCGGGAGCTGCACGAGTCGTTCCAGGAGGACATCCAGGACGCGCATCGGCGGCTGATGGACGGGCACCGGGACCTGATGCGGGACCGGCGCGACCGGCGCGAGGACTGA
- a CDS encoding transglycosylase domain-containing protein — protein sequence MSDEPQPQQPTEKAKRPRRTGWRRLIPTWRMVLGTFVVGVLLLVGLFFLGYSLVKIPPANALATKQSNVFLYADGTQLARDGEVNRENVDLAQISKDARNAVLAAEDRDFYSESAIDPKAMVRAAWNTATGKGKQSGSTITQQYVKNYYLAQEQTVTRKVKEFFISIKLDRTESKDQILEGYLNTSYFGRNAYGIQAAAQAYYGVDAAELSAAQGAYLAALLNAPSEYDVVAHPENKAAAQARWNYVLDGMVTEDWLSPSERAGLKFPMPKEATVSTGMSGQRGYIVQIVKDYLVQNKIVDKDDLDAGGYRITTTLHKDKQDAFVDAVNDKLMDKLDPKARKVDSYVRAGGAAIDPKSGKVVAMYNGIDYVKQYTPNAARRDFQVGSTFKPFVFTSAVQNDSTTQDGRLITPNTIYDGTNERPVQGWTGTYAPENEDYVSYGDITLREATDKSVNSVYAQLAVDVGSEKVKDTAIALGLPSDTPDLEPSPSIALGVATASVLDMAEAYATLANHGKHGTYTMIERITKDGADVIDLPDRKTSQVVTREAADTTTSVLQSVVENGTATAAQAAGRPAAGKTGTAEKDQAAWFAGYTPELATVVAVMGQDPVTAKHESLYNVMGLPRINGGGAPAEIWAQFTEEALKGEPVTDFDLEIQEGADIVQPPPVEPSDEPTTGSTESGSPTPGGETPTTGGTTGDTTTGGTPTTGGGTTTGGGTTDGGTTTDGGTTTDGGTTDGGTTTDGGTTTDGGTTGDTTTGGDATGGTTGAGTTAGTLSWTRRSD from the coding sequence ATGAGCGACGAGCCGCAGCCGCAGCAGCCGACCGAGAAGGCCAAGCGGCCCAGGCGCACCGGGTGGCGCCGGCTGATCCCGACCTGGCGCATGGTGCTCGGCACCTTCGTCGTCGGCGTGCTGCTGCTGGTCGGCCTGTTCTTCCTCGGCTACTCCCTGGTCAAGATCCCGCCGGCCAACGCGCTCGCCACCAAGCAGAGCAATGTCTTCCTGTACGCCGACGGCACCCAGCTCGCCCGCGACGGCGAGGTCAACCGGGAGAACGTCGACCTCGCACAGATCTCCAAGGACGCCCGCAACGCCGTACTGGCCGCCGAGGACCGGGACTTCTACAGCGAGTCCGCCATCGATCCCAAGGCGATGGTGCGCGCCGCCTGGAACACCGCCACCGGCAAGGGCAAGCAGTCCGGCTCCACGATCACCCAGCAGTACGTCAAGAACTACTACCTGGCCCAGGAACAGACCGTCACCCGCAAGGTGAAGGAGTTCTTCATCTCGATCAAGCTGGACCGCACGGAGTCCAAGGACCAGATCCTCGAGGGCTACCTCAACACCAGCTACTTCGGCCGCAACGCCTACGGCATCCAGGCCGCCGCCCAGGCCTACTACGGCGTCGACGCCGCCGAACTCAGCGCAGCCCAGGGCGCCTACCTCGCCGCCCTGCTCAACGCGCCCAGCGAGTACGACGTCGTCGCCCACCCCGAGAACAAGGCGGCAGCCCAGGCCCGTTGGAACTACGTCCTGGACGGCATGGTCACGGAGGACTGGCTCAGCCCCTCCGAGCGGGCGGGCCTGAAGTTCCCGATGCCGAAGGAGGCGACGGTCTCCACCGGCATGTCCGGGCAGCGCGGTTACATCGTCCAGATCGTGAAGGACTACCTCGTCCAGAACAAGATCGTGGACAAGGACGACCTCGACGCGGGCGGCTACCGCATCACCACCACGCTCCACAAGGACAAGCAGGACGCCTTCGTCGACGCGGTCAACGACAAGCTGATGGACAAGCTGGACCCGAAGGCCCGCAAGGTCGACTCCTACGTCCGCGCGGGCGGCGCCGCCATCGATCCCAAGAGCGGCAAGGTCGTCGCGATGTACAACGGCATCGACTACGTCAAGCAGTACACCCCCAACGCCGCGCGCCGCGACTTCCAGGTCGGCTCCACCTTCAAGCCGTTCGTGTTCACCTCGGCCGTCCAGAACGACTCCACGACCCAGGACGGCCGCCTCATCACCCCCAACACGATCTACGACGGCACCAACGAACGCCCCGTCCAGGGCTGGACCGGCACCTACGCCCCGGAGAACGAGGACTACGTCTCCTACGGCGACATCACCCTCCGCGAGGCCACCGACAAGTCCGTGAACTCGGTGTACGCGCAGCTGGCGGTGGACGTCGGCTCCGAGAAGGTCAAGGACACCGCGATCGCCCTCGGCCTGCCCTCGGACACCCCGGACCTCGAGCCGTCCCCGTCCATCGCGCTCGGCGTGGCCACCGCCAGCGTCCTGGACATGGCCGAGGCGTACGCCACGCTCGCCAACCACGGCAAGCACGGCACGTACACGATGATCGAGCGGATCACCAAGGACGGCGCGGACGTCATCGACCTGCCCGACCGCAAGACCTCGCAGGTCGTCACCCGGGAGGCCGCCGACACCACGACCTCGGTCCTGCAGAGCGTCGTCGAGAACGGCACCGCCACCGCCGCCCAGGCCGCGGGCCGTCCCGCCGCGGGCAAGACCGGCACCGCGGAGAAGGACCAGGCCGCCTGGTTCGCCGGCTACACCCCCGAACTCGCCACCGTCGTCGCCGTGATGGGCCAGGACCCGGTCACCGCCAAGCACGAGTCGCTGTACAACGTGATGGGCCTGCCGCGCATCAACGGCGGCGGGGCGCCCGCGGAGATCTGGGCGCAGTTCACCGAGGAGGCCCTGAAGGGCGAGCCGGTGACGGACTTCGACCTGGAGATCCAGGAGGGCGCCGACATCGTCCAGCCCCCGCCCGTGGAGCCGTCCGACGAGCCGACGACGGGCAGCACGGAAAGCGGCAGCCCGACGCCGGGCGGCGAGACACCGACGACGGGCGGCACCACCGGCGACACGACCACGGGCGGTACCCCGACCACCGGGGGTGGCACGACGACCGGCGGCGGTACGACGGACGGCGGCACGACCACCGACGGGGGGACGACGACGGACGGCGGCACCACCGACGGCGGGACCACCACCGACGGCGGCACCACGACGGACGGGGGCACCACCGGCGACACGACGACGGGTGGGGATGCGACCGGCGGCACCACCGGCGCCGGCACCACGGCGGGCACGCTGTCCTGGACCCGCCGAAGCGACTGA
- a CDS encoding DUF3618 domain-containing protein, whose protein sequence is MAETSDTRTPAQIEADIRRRREVLAETLDEIGVRVHPKTIVGDAKAKVVSNVDHTLGRAYVQVNRVVSDVKARFVNEEGAPRLERVVPVALLVVGVVGLFAVGTRRRKR, encoded by the coding sequence GTGGCGGAAACGTCGGACACCAGAACCCCGGCGCAGATCGAGGCGGACATCAGGCGTCGCCGCGAAGTGCTGGCCGAGACGCTCGACGAGATCGGGGTTCGGGTCCACCCGAAGACCATCGTCGGGGATGCGAAGGCCAAGGTCGTCTCCAATGTCGATCACACTTTGGGGCGTGCCTACGTCCAGGTCAATCGGGTCGTGAGTGACGTCAAGGCGCGGTTCGTGAACGAGGAGGGTGCGCCCCGGCTCGAGCGGGTCGTCCCGGTCGCGCTGCTCGTCGTCGGGGTCGTGGGGCTTTTTGCCGTCGGCACCCGGCGCCGTAAGCGCTGA
- a CDS encoding ABC transporter permease, with protein MAESTVAEGLRAYRLIAGMWIRSLLTYRTSFVFTVVGNLLITGMDFVAILLMFSQVDSLGGWTLPEVALLYGLSATAFGLADLLLGSMDVLGGRIRDGSFDILLVRPAPVLAQVGADHFALRRLGRITQGVLVLGYALVAVEVDWTAAKVLLVPVMVVCGAVIFGSVFVAGAAFQFVAQDAAEVQNAFTYGGGTLLQYPPTVFGTDLVRGVTFVLPLAFVNWVPAAYVLGRPYPLGLPDWAAFASPVVAFGFCVLAGLAWRAGLRAYRSTGS; from the coding sequence GTGGCTGAGAGCACAGTGGCCGAGGGGCTGCGGGCGTACCGGCTGATCGCCGGGATGTGGATCCGGTCGTTGCTGACCTACCGCACGTCCTTCGTCTTCACGGTGGTCGGCAATCTGCTGATCACGGGCATGGACTTCGTCGCGATCCTGCTGATGTTCTCGCAGGTCGACTCGCTCGGCGGCTGGACGCTGCCCGAGGTCGCCCTGCTGTACGGCCTGTCCGCGACGGCCTTCGGCCTCGCCGATCTGCTGCTCGGTTCGATGGATGTGCTGGGCGGCCGGATTCGCGACGGTTCCTTCGACATCCTGCTGGTGCGGCCCGCGCCGGTGCTCGCCCAGGTCGGCGCGGACCACTTCGCGCTGCGCCGCCTGGGCCGGATCACCCAGGGTGTGCTGGTGCTGGGGTACGCGCTGGTGGCCGTCGAGGTCGACTGGACGGCGGCGAAGGTGCTGCTGGTGCCGGTGATGGTGGTGTGCGGGGCGGTGATCTTCGGGTCGGTGTTCGTGGCGGGGGCGGCCTTCCAGTTCGTGGCGCAGGACGCGGCCGAGGTGCAGAACGCGTTCACTTACGGCGGGGGCACGCTGTTGCAGTATCCGCCGACCGTGTTCGGGACGGATCTGGTGCGCGGGGTGACGTTCGTGCTGCCGCTCGCCTTCGTCAACTGGGTGCCGGCTGCTTATGTGTTGGGGCGGCCGTATCCGCTGGGTCTGCCGGACTGGGCGGCCTTCGCGTCGCCGGTGGTGGCGTTCGGTTTCTGTGTGCTGGCGGGTCTTGCCTGGCGGGCGGGGCTCAGGGCGTATCGGAGTACGGGGAGCTGA